A stretch of the Veillonella parvula DSM 2008 genome encodes the following:
- a CDS encoding pyridoxamine 5'-phosphate oxidase family protein — MRRQDRMVTNIDEIKDILNSTRIIHLGMIDGDYPYVVPLHFGYEFIDDVLHIFVHGYHEGKKFSLIQANPHVFIEIDGDDEALVSGGDIPCKYSSVYSSVMGRGEAAYLENIDEKAHGLQVLMNHQTGREFTFSDAMVNSVGVVRIKVVGYTAKRRRQLEQDIIMPPLNK, encoded by the coding sequence ATGAGACGTCAAGATCGTATGGTTACAAATATAGATGAAATTAAAGATATTTTAAACAGCACGCGTATCATTCACCTAGGCATGATAGATGGTGATTACCCTTACGTGGTACCTTTGCATTTCGGCTATGAATTTATAGATGATGTACTTCATATTTTTGTGCATGGATATCATGAGGGGAAGAAGTTTAGTTTGATTCAAGCGAATCCTCATGTATTTATCGAAATTGATGGTGATGATGAGGCTCTCGTTTCAGGTGGAGATATTCCTTGTAAATATAGTTCAGTCTATTCCAGTGTAATGGGCCGAGGAGAGGCTGCTTATTTAGAGAATATTGATGAAAAAGCTCATGGTTTACAGGTGTTGATGAATCATCAGACTGGTCGAGAATTTACCTTTAGTGATGCCATGGTAAACTCTGTGGGCGTAGTTCGAATTAAAGTTGTAGGCTATACCGCAAAGAGACGAAGACAGCTTGAACAAGATATTATTATGCCTCCATTAAATAAATAA
- a CDS encoding MarR family winged helix-turn-helix transcriptional regulator — translation MFTSKYKDNSEKSTGLLFMRVYNKWHFTIKQALKELNLTHPQFVVLASLAYLSQHDNEVTQVMISKLSGIDVMTVSQILSLLEKRGFVERKEHSRDTRAKAVLLNEKGSAILQKAVPLVEEIDEIFFGKLNSDEAQFKHLLGRLHEA, via the coding sequence TTGTTTACATCAAAATATAAAGACAATTCAGAAAAATCAACAGGATTATTGTTCATGAGGGTGTACAATAAATGGCATTTTACTATAAAACAAGCGTTAAAAGAGTTGAACTTAACACATCCTCAATTTGTTGTTTTAGCGTCTCTTGCTTATCTATCACAACATGATAACGAAGTTACACAAGTTATGATTTCAAAACTTTCAGGGATAGATGTTATGACGGTATCTCAAATATTGAGCTTATTGGAAAAACGTGGTTTTGTAGAGCGAAAAGAGCACTCTAGAGATACACGTGCGAAAGCTGTTCTTTTAAATGAAAAGGGTAGTGCAATATTACAAAAGGCAGTCCCATTAGTTGAAGAGATTGATGAAATCTTTTTCGGAAAGCTGAATAGTGATGAGGCTCAATTTAAACATCTTCTTGGCAGATTACATGAAGCGTAA
- a CDS encoding polyketide cyclase — protein sequence MEFSFSLKIKATKEAVWAYYANIEKWYDWEEDLKNITLNGKFETGSCGTMELEGMPPMEYQLTLVKPFEEFWDKTETPFGAILFGHQIIDNHDGSVNVKHTVSLESEDNQHLEFLSQVFSDVPQSIFILKNCLER from the coding sequence ATGGAATTTAGTTTTAGTTTGAAAATAAAAGCAACAAAAGAAGCTGTGTGGGCGTACTATGCGAATATCGAAAAATGGTATGACTGGGAAGAGGATCTAAAAAATATTACATTAAACGGTAAATTTGAGACCGGTTCATGTGGTACAATGGAGCTTGAAGGCATGCCGCCTATGGAATATCAGCTTACTCTTGTAAAACCTTTTGAAGAGTTTTGGGATAAGACTGAAACTCCATTTGGTGCTATTCTTTTCGGACATCAAATAATTGATAATCATGACGGAAGTGTAAATGTAAAGCATACTGTAAGCTTAGAAAGTGAAGATAATCAACATTTGGAATTTTTAAGTCAAGTTTTTTCGGATGTTCCTCAATCTATATTTATTCTAAAAAATTGTTTAGAAAGATAA
- a CDS encoding amino acid permease, which yields MSDTHQLKRGLKNRHVQLLAIGGAIGTGLFLGSGRAIHLAGPSIIFAYLITGVMCFFIMRALGELLLSNLNHHSFIDFVEDYLGDRAAFITGWTYWFCWLSLAMADLTAVGLYMQYWIPWLPQWIPALLVLVALLLMNLTAVKYFGEMEFWFALIKVIAIISLIIIGIIMIVTGFTTDAGVAAFSNMWNYGGWFPNGTMGFILSFQMVVFAFTGIELVGLTAGETENPEKVIPMAINNIPLRIILFYVGSLAIIMSIYPWTAVNPATSPFVAVFTAVGITAAAGIVNFVVLSSAASATNSGIFSTGRMIYALAKRGHAPSSMRRLTHSSVPYQATIFSAAVLLITVVLNYVMPEAVFVMITSISTFCFIFIWAMMVICHLKYRKKNPEIAAQSKFKMPLYPVMNYVILAFFVFVLAILALNEDTRIALLFTPIWFIILWAFYSMLNTDDEDALGEELIEMAGVKEIYKKPKKDDSDDYVI from the coding sequence ATGTCTGATACGCATCAGTTAAAACGGGGTCTTAAGAACCGGCATGTACAGCTGCTCGCCATCGGCGGTGCTATTGGTACAGGCCTATTCTTAGGCTCCGGTCGCGCCATTCACTTGGCTGGTCCATCCATCATATTCGCCTACCTAATAACAGGTGTTATGTGCTTCTTTATTATGAGAGCACTAGGCGAATTATTGTTATCTAACCTAAATCACCACTCTTTTATCGACTTTGTAGAAGATTACTTAGGAGATCGAGCAGCCTTTATCACGGGATGGACATACTGGTTCTGCTGGCTTTCACTAGCCATGGCAGATTTGACAGCCGTAGGCCTCTACATGCAATACTGGATACCGTGGCTTCCTCAATGGATACCAGCCTTACTTGTTCTAGTCGCCTTGCTGTTAATGAACTTGACAGCTGTAAAATATTTTGGTGAAATGGAATTCTGGTTTGCCTTGATTAAGGTAATCGCTATCATCTCTCTTATCATTATCGGTATCATCATGATTGTTACTGGTTTCACCACAGATGCTGGCGTCGCCGCCTTTAGTAATATGTGGAACTATGGAGGATGGTTCCCGAATGGAACGATGGGCTTTATTCTATCATTCCAAATGGTTGTATTTGCTTTCACAGGTATCGAACTCGTAGGGTTGACAGCTGGCGAAACAGAAAATCCTGAAAAGGTTATTCCAATGGCCATAAATAATATTCCATTGCGTATTATTTTATTCTATGTGGGCTCTTTAGCCATTATCATGAGTATTTACCCTTGGACTGCCGTTAACCCTGCTACAAGCCCATTTGTAGCAGTATTTACCGCCGTTGGTATTACAGCCGCTGCAGGTATCGTAAACTTTGTGGTTCTTTCTTCTGCAGCATCCGCTACAAACTCCGGTATCTTCAGTACCGGTCGTATGATTTATGCCTTGGCAAAACGCGGTCACGCCCCGAGTTCGATGCGCCGCTTGACTCACAGCAGTGTGCCATACCAAGCAACGATTTTCTCGGCAGCCGTATTATTGATTACGGTTGTACTCAACTACGTAATGCCTGAAGCAGTATTCGTTATGATTACATCAATCTCCACGTTCTGCTTTATCTTTATTTGGGCCATGATGGTTATTTGCCATCTCAAATATCGCAAGAAAAATCCTGAGATAGCGGCACAGTCTAAATTCAAAATGCCTCTATACCCTGTAATGAACTACGTCATCCTCGCTTTCTTCGTTTTCGTTTTAGCCATTCTAGCCTTAAACGAAGATACGCGAATTGCCCTCTTGTTCACACCAATTTGGTTTATCATTCTTTGGGCCTTCTACTCCATGCTTAACACGGACGATGAAGATGCTCTTGGGGAAGAACTCATCGAAATGGCTGGTGTAAAAGAAATTTACAAAAAACCTAAAAAAGACGATTCCGATGATTACGTAATCTAA
- a CDS encoding immunity protein YezG family protein, whose product MKKIALTALAVMAVVGMFAVQPADAKKVEQDPVVAPIDMPMNDEIQQVNGVSKSTNKETRRLSNNLAEATKVMIKKNWKTIYIKAVPTGDKDAVRFYYKDNRGQVYNGQVIRNTGLSKGKYMAGSLHQTEALQELVNHLQQNGQEVPSSIDIIITQEGYRIKTIFNYNEDTSNLPAYLEQYEQQNFPTMK is encoded by the coding sequence ATGAAAAAAATTGCTCTTACCGCATTAGCTGTAATGGCGGTTGTTGGTATGTTCGCGGTTCAGCCTGCAGATGCAAAAAAGGTAGAACAAGATCCAGTAGTGGCACCTATTGATATGCCTATGAATGATGAAATTCAACAGGTTAATGGTGTGTCTAAATCAACAAATAAAGAAACACGACGTTTGTCTAATAATTTAGCAGAAGCTACAAAAGTGATGATTAAAAAGAATTGGAAGACCATTTATATTAAAGCTGTTCCTACGGGAGATAAGGATGCTGTACGCTTTTATTACAAAGATAATAGAGGTCAAGTATACAATGGCCAAGTCATTAGAAATACAGGTCTATCCAAGGGTAAATATATGGCCGGTTCTTTACATCAAACAGAGGCCTTGCAAGAATTAGTTAATCACTTGCAACAGAATGGTCAAGAAGTACCATCCTCTATTGATATCATAATCACTCAAGAAGGCTATCGCATCAAGACTATCTTTAATTACAATGAAGATACAAGTAATTTACCAGCATATCTAGAACAATATGAACAACAGAATTTTCCTACTATGAAGTAA
- a CDS encoding cation diffusion facilitator family transporter encodes MILQDNGAARNRGITLASIKGIIGNVVLVIFKMIVGLASNSIAIILDAVNNLTDVLSSVLTIVGTKLAAKGADKEHPFGHGRIEYMTTMAIAFIILGAGIGSLKESVDKIIHPEVSTFDIPGLVIIAVAIVVKVVMGRYIKAQGEKYKSDALVASGIDALFDAVITFATLVSAGLVFLFNFDIQGYVGAVISVLILKAAYDILREMYNHLLGIRADDNLIRNIKETIAQHPNVGGVYDLVLNSYGPGETIGSVHISVPDTMTMAEVHPLTKGIAVHLYKKFGINMTVGVYAENKPSVEVLEIRKALDQVISLYTHVVQVHAFYVQEEKKVIYYDIIFDFDEEDPHSTLEKIKAEMQKRYPDYTQFAIVDTDFSN; translated from the coding sequence ATGATTTTACAAGATAATGGTGCAGCACGTAATCGGGGGATTACGCTTGCCAGTATAAAAGGCATTATAGGTAATGTCGTTCTCGTTATTTTTAAAATGATTGTGGGCCTTGCGTCTAATTCCATCGCCATCATCCTTGATGCGGTAAATAACTTAACAGATGTATTGTCCTCTGTATTAACTATTGTGGGTACGAAATTAGCCGCCAAAGGGGCTGATAAGGAGCATCCATTTGGCCACGGTCGTATAGAATATATGACTACCATGGCCATAGCTTTCATCATTCTCGGTGCAGGTATTGGATCCCTTAAGGAATCTGTGGATAAAATTATCCACCCTGAGGTATCTACATTTGATATTCCAGGTCTTGTTATCATCGCTGTTGCCATCGTGGTGAAAGTAGTGATGGGCCGTTACATCAAGGCACAAGGTGAAAAATATAAATCCGATGCGCTCGTAGCATCTGGTATAGATGCCCTTTTTGATGCGGTGATTACCTTTGCTACATTGGTATCTGCAGGCTTAGTATTTCTCTTTAACTTTGATATTCAAGGTTATGTGGGCGCTGTTATTTCTGTTTTGATTTTAAAAGCGGCGTATGATATTTTACGTGAAATGTACAACCATTTGCTTGGTATTCGAGCAGATGATAATTTAATCCGTAATATTAAAGAAACTATCGCACAGCATCCGAATGTGGGTGGTGTATATGATTTGGTATTAAATAGCTATGGCCCGGGAGAAACAATTGGTTCCGTTCATATTTCTGTACCAGATACGATGACAATGGCAGAAGTTCATCCCCTAACAAAGGGCATTGCGGTTCATCTTTATAAAAAGTTTGGCATCAATATGACCGTTGGTGTATATGCTGAAAACAAACCAAGTGTAGAAGTACTTGAAATTAGAAAAGCTCTTGATCAAGTTATTAGTTTATATACACATGTAGTACAAGTACATGCCTTCTACGTACAAGAAGAAAAGAAGGTTATCTACTACGATATTATCTTTGACTTTGATGAAGAAGATCCACATAGTACATTAGAAAAAATCAAGGCAGAAATGCAAAAACGTTACCCTGATTATACACAATTCGCTATTGTGGATACGGATTTTAGTAACTAA